The following coding sequences are from one Comamonas koreensis window:
- a CDS encoding GNAT family N-acetyltransferase → MTTLIEPRTARLQLRQWQPQDREAFAAMTADPEVMRYFPAPLTRAQSDAMADRCEALMADRGWGVWAVERLEDQQFIGIVGLHVPQAELPFSPCVEIMWRLARHAWHQGLATEAARAALAVGFDHVKLADIVAFTTTSNLPSQALMERLGMERDLAGDFAHPALPEGHPLRAHVLYRLSAAKFAAT, encoded by the coding sequence ATGACCACCCTGATCGAGCCCCGAACCGCCCGCCTGCAGCTGCGCCAATGGCAGCCGCAGGACAGGGAGGCCTTTGCCGCGATGACGGCGGACCCCGAGGTAATGCGCTACTTCCCCGCGCCGCTGACGCGGGCGCAGAGCGACGCGATGGCAGACCGCTGCGAGGCGCTGATGGCCGATCGCGGCTGGGGCGTCTGGGCGGTGGAGCGGCTGGAGGACCAGCAATTTATCGGCATCGTCGGCCTGCATGTGCCCCAGGCCGAGCTGCCTTTTTCTCCCTGCGTCGAAATCATGTGGCGCCTGGCGCGCCATGCCTGGCACCAGGGCCTGGCCACTGAGGCCGCGCGGGCGGCACTGGCCGTCGGATTTGACCATGTAAAGCTGGCTGACATCGTGGCCTTCACGACCACCAGCAACCTGCCATCGCAAGCACTGATGGAGCGCCTGGGCATGGAGCGCGACCTGGCAGGCGATTTTGCGCACCCTGCCTTGCCTGAGGGCCACCCATTGCGAGCCCATGTGCTGTATCGCTTGTCCGCTGCAAAATTCGCAGCAACCTAA
- a CDS encoding penicillin-binding protein 1A, with protein sequence MAIPLLSGLMNTLRRAAGALPGLARRLRPWLAARSKKQWLLAVAALPVLLLLYVLLLIPLTPSIGDIQKNKVEAPTQLLSADGKVLAQYKRANREWVALKDISPNVINALIATEDHRFYEHGALDWRRTFGSVLHTAMGRPQGGSTITQQLARNMFPEEIGRARSLNRKLKEAVTAYKIESAYTKDEILETYLNTVPFLYNAFGIEMAARTYFDKPAQKLSVLEAATLVGMLKGTSYYNPVQNPERAQQRRNTVLAQMNKHGKLSDQDFETLKKRGIKLDFERQDEAVGMAPHFAQALRKWLIEWADANDYNIYADGLVVQTTIDSRVQQWANQAVVRQGRQLQVTANGLWSNRNQWTAKNPLVQSFVRESAVYRQAVADGQDKDEALQRLLADADFMANLRQDKVRVQVGFMAMDPRNAHVLAWVGSRDFAIDPFDHVSQARRQPGSTFKPFVYGAALQDGALPTDQLMDEAVRIPLGGGQFWRPTDGGPPSDQPMTLADGLAYSKNTITAQVMAKVGPAKVAKLARALGVRDSKLEDVLSLALGTSPVTLQEMVTAYSTLANGGGYRAPVMVTRITDREGKVLAEFEPPAPEVALDSGVTYALIDMMRGVITKGTGRGVARYGVSGDWVGKTGTTQDNADGWFMLAHPDWVGGAWVGFNDSRVQLNDYWGQGAHSALPVVAEVAAASQRAKLVQAQARFEMPAENNTFVQRLRSWMLGFGDNKQPVDPFEQPPAMQELPDRGNPGDAPIIDDPEARPIGQGGAGPRGPSGEGDYPVFQNNPSPAQQPQMPAQRLADPSQPQPGVVVPGASSNPAPSNPAPASASPAPAFPGSASAPQGQPAGNPPPIERGVVVSPVSSGTVGQPVPTADGGMVWRRATPSGTAAPQSGNAGIAASEVN encoded by the coding sequence ATGGCGATCCCCCTTCTCTCCGGTTTGATGAACACCTTGCGCCGCGCAGCGGGCGCCTTGCCCGGGCTGGCCCGGCGCCTGCGCCCTTGGCTGGCCGCACGCAGCAAAAAGCAATGGTTGCTGGCGGTGGCAGCCTTGCCGGTGCTGCTGCTGCTCTATGTGCTGCTGCTGATTCCGCTCACCCCGTCGATCGGCGATATCCAGAAAAACAAGGTCGAGGCCCCCACCCAGCTGTTGTCGGCCGATGGCAAGGTGCTGGCCCAGTACAAGCGCGCCAACCGCGAATGGGTGGCGCTGAAGGACATTTCACCGAACGTCATCAATGCGCTGATCGCCACCGAAGACCACCGTTTTTATGAGCATGGCGCGCTCGATTGGCGCCGCACCTTTGGCTCGGTGCTGCACACGGCGATGGGCCGGCCCCAGGGCGGCTCCACCATCACCCAGCAGTTGGCGCGCAATATGTTCCCCGAGGAAATCGGCCGCGCCCGCTCGCTCAACCGCAAGCTCAAGGAGGCCGTGACCGCCTACAAGATCGAATCGGCCTACACCAAGGACGAGATCCTGGAGACCTACCTCAACACCGTGCCCTTTCTCTACAACGCCTTTGGCATCGAGATGGCCGCACGCACCTATTTTGACAAGCCCGCCCAGAAGCTGAGCGTGCTCGAAGCGGCGACCCTGGTGGGCATGCTCAAGGGCACCAGCTACTACAACCCCGTGCAAAACCCGGAGCGGGCCCAGCAGCGCCGCAACACCGTGCTGGCGCAGATGAACAAGCACGGCAAGCTCAGCGACCAGGATTTTGAGACCCTCAAAAAACGCGGCATCAAGCTGGATTTTGAGCGCCAGGACGAGGCCGTGGGCATGGCACCGCATTTTGCGCAGGCGCTGCGCAAGTGGCTGATCGAATGGGCCGACGCCAACGACTACAACATCTATGCCGATGGCCTGGTGGTGCAGACCACCATCGACTCGCGCGTGCAGCAATGGGCCAACCAGGCCGTGGTGCGCCAGGGCCGGCAGTTGCAGGTGACCGCCAATGGCCTGTGGAGCAACCGCAACCAGTGGACCGCCAAGAACCCGCTGGTGCAAAGCTTTGTGCGCGAAAGCGCCGTCTACCGCCAGGCGGTGGCCGATGGCCAGGACAAGGACGAAGCGCTGCAGCGCCTGCTGGCTGATGCCGACTTTATGGCCAACCTGCGCCAGGACAAGGTGCGCGTGCAGGTGGGCTTTATGGCCATGGACCCACGCAACGCCCATGTGCTGGCCTGGGTGGGCAGCCGCGACTTTGCCATCGACCCCTTTGACCATGTCTCGCAAGCGCGCCGCCAGCCCGGCTCCACCTTCAAGCCCTTTGTCTATGGCGCAGCGCTGCAGGATGGCGCGTTGCCCACCGACCAGCTGATGGATGAGGCCGTGCGCATTCCGCTGGGCGGCGGGCAGTTCTGGCGCCCCACCGATGGCGGCCCGCCTTCTGACCAACCGATGACCCTGGCCGACGGCCTGGCCTACTCCAAGAACACCATCACCGCCCAGGTGATGGCCAAGGTGGGGCCCGCCAAGGTGGCCAAGCTGGCGCGGGCGCTGGGTGTGCGCGACAGCAAGCTTGAAGATGTGCTGTCGCTGGCGCTGGGTACCAGCCCGGTCACCTTGCAGGAGATGGTGACCGCCTATTCCACCCTGGCCAACGGCGGCGGCTACCGCGCGCCCGTCATGGTCACCCGCATTACTGACCGCGAGGGCAAGGTGCTGGCCGAGTTTGAGCCACCCGCGCCGGAGGTGGCACTGGACAGCGGCGTGACCTACGCCTTGATCGACATGATGCGCGGCGTCATCACCAAGGGCACGGGCCGGGGTGTGGCGCGCTATGGCGTCAGCGGGGACTGGGTGGGCAAGACCGGCACCACGCAAGACAATGCCGATGGCTGGTTCATGCTGGCGCACCCGGACTGGGTGGGCGGCGCCTGGGTCGGCTTCAACGACAGCCGTGTGCAGCTGAACGACTACTGGGGCCAGGGCGCCCACAGTGCACTGCCTGTGGTGGCCGAGGTGGCCGCCGCATCGCAGCGCGCCAAGCTGGTGCAGGCACAGGCCCGCTTTGAGATGCCGGCCGAGAACAACACCTTTGTGCAGCGCCTGCGCAGCTGGATGCTGGGCTTTGGTGACAACAAGCAACCGGTCGATCCGTTTGAGCAGCCCCCTGCGATGCAGGAGCTGCCCGATCGCGGCAACCCTGGTGATGCGCCCATCATCGACGACCCCGAGGCCCGGCCGATAGGCCAGGGCGGCGCGGGCCCGCGCGGCCCCAGCGGCGAGGGCGACTACCCCGTGTTCCAGAACAACCCATCTCCAGCGCAGCAGCCGCAGATGCCTGCGCAGCGCCTGGCCGATCCGAGCCAGCCGCAACCCGGTGTCGTGGTGCCTGGCGCGTCGTCCAACCCTGCGCCTTCCAACCCGGCACCGGCCAGCGCCTCTCCTGCCCCGGCCTTCCCCGGCAGCGCCAGTGCGCCCCAGGGCCAGCCCGCGGGCAACCCACCGCCGATTGAGCGCGGTGTGGTCGTCTCGCCGGTGTCGTCCGGTACCGTGGGCCAACCCGTACCCACGGCCGATGGCGGCATGGTCTGGCGCCGCGCCACCCCGTCTGGCACGGCGGCGCCGCAGTCCGGCAATGCAGGAATTGCGGCCAGCGAGGTCAATTGA
- a CDS encoding 3-hydroxybutyrate dehydrogenase, which yields MVQQLAGKVAYVTGGASGIGKAIADLYAQQGAKVVIADLKQEAAEAAAQDIASKGGTAMGLAVDVTQEDQVDASVEAAVKAYGGIDILVSNAGIQIVKPVQDFTLQEWQKMLAIQLDGAFLTTRACIKHMYAQGRGGSIIYTGSVHSKEASKLKAPYVTAKHGLEGLAKVVAKEGGPQGVRANVICPGYVRTPLVDKQIPEQAKELGISEADVIKNVMLKDTVDGEFTTVDDVARVALFFAAFPTNALTGQSMIVSHGWFME from the coding sequence ATGGTTCAGCAACTCGCAGGCAAGGTGGCCTATGTGACGGGCGGCGCCAGTGGCATTGGCAAGGCCATCGCCGATCTGTATGCGCAGCAGGGCGCCAAGGTGGTGATCGCCGATCTGAAGCAGGAAGCAGCCGAGGCGGCGGCCCAGGATATTGCCAGCAAGGGCGGCACCGCCATGGGCCTGGCGGTCGATGTGACGCAGGAAGACCAGGTCGACGCCTCTGTCGAAGCCGCAGTGAAAGCCTATGGCGGCATCGATATCCTGGTGAGCAATGCCGGCATCCAGATCGTCAAGCCGGTGCAGGACTTTACGTTGCAGGAGTGGCAGAAGATGCTGGCCATCCAGCTCGATGGCGCCTTCCTCACCACCCGCGCCTGCATCAAGCACATGTATGCGCAGGGCCGTGGCGGCAGCATCATCTATACCGGCTCAGTGCATTCCAAGGAGGCCTCCAAGCTCAAGGCGCCCTATGTGACGGCCAAGCATGGCCTCGAAGGCCTGGCCAAGGTCGTCGCCAAAGAGGGCGGCCCGCAAGGCGTACGCGCCAATGTGATCTGCCCGGGTTATGTGCGCACGCCGCTTGTGGACAAGCAGATCCCCGAGCAGGCCAAGGAGCTGGGCATCAGCGAGGCCGATGTGATCAAGAACGTGATGCTCAAGGACACCGTCGACGGCGAGTTCACCACCGTGGACGATGTGGCACGCGTGGCACTGTTCTTTGCGGCGTTCCCCACCAATGCGCTGACGGGGCAGTCAATGATCGTGAGCCACGGCTGGTTCATGGAGTGA
- a CDS encoding RHS repeat domain-containing protein: MRGSLFAYLLSSAFWASAQGISGIGAFAPNTELGFTPVAKAGEPRINWINGEYQESNTDLSVKVLGGSLDIARSWSQGRWWLNPAWAPLSFELDPLGSDAKVIERVGVLYERSGQSDLYMAKSKGNAPVYIKRLKDAAGQHTGWQWYDRFGNTIHYSADGVIQSYANASGVKVSFAYDSATSARILDHGGKTIYTVTMAGGLITRIEDLAGRSVSYQWAGQRLAQVTDVMGNAWKYGYDANGQITSRTDPLGLKISAQYIQSIPAPEPMLSLGKKGVTIDPTGTSGTTQKLANLWGGGRVGQFDGQSGCASTGANNYLRERRVFEVTYTDCRGNATVTQYDLQGNELSRTFNGKKTASNQWDGAYSQKYTNARGYSTTTTYDSNYQPLQITHPDGSVEKYTYEPVFGRQSSYTNQLGVVSTWRYDSKGNVIEWVEAKGLPEQRTTLYTYDPYSQLTSSTKGAGDATKADAITQSWQYDSAGNVTAQTDGEGHTRTMAYDLRGAPTSKTDALNRTTSLEVDAAGNVTKASNPLGHATQIRYDARGRRTHVISPMGNTQVTRYDQRGRVIEILAPGETEGAGRRTAYDSNGWPIQSISPSGLVTETTYDARGRIQATKDPAGNTTSYEYGADDTEQAGLLIATQYPTYKETYRYDQQGRLTATTQHLGGGESRTQSQTYDVLGQRVASTDPAGKTTLVEYDALGRKIKGTDPAGQATKQSWDAFDQLTSLRDANGNTHRFEYDKSGQQTKEIRPMGEAIAYRYDAAHQLILRTDAGGNTRSYSYDAAGRMTQAQHQLGGTTLDEKTSYRYDNDGRLAAYEQQDGNGQLISSASYSHDAQGRTAQSQTTYGKVEGSGSFSFTTGQSFNSDGQLASHTYPDGSTQTYSYTKGQLANITLPNSSEIRYQNYQWNMPTVIQTPGATKSLALDALQRPTRIQVKNSSNQVLASKAYQYDKAGNITQIDSDLGTTQYGYDNLDRLTQAIPDQSLQGLGLPSEHYGYDAVGNRTSSAHQPGAWSYNADNQMVRYPSKTPFSPSPAVDTQVSYTPQGHTQQETSGQDSKTYRYNAAERLITYESSDGTLAHYRYDPFGRRISKSVTKDAATQVTYFVYSEQALMGELDKDGKLQRAYGFNPVAGQKGLWSTDPVWQAEAVNSGLATSQTGYHYLHTDHLGTPDVATDKAGTITWKKISEAFGITQAVESVAQVNLRFPGQYFDEENKSVYNFNRNYRQNAGRYLQGDPIRLKGGINFYKYSNANPLIYFDDKGLTAGGWGLMPVPPAGDVNTIYCKDGRLELYIIPGENYSKCPAIEKCLRVHEDTHRRDAISFDPKICDGVNGNAVGYYGEDGKSYKIAEYTKNAEIRALDNQIACLKASVSEGCDAYCQGWIRDEIIRNENLKIKVR, translated from the coding sequence ATGCGAGGGAGTCTGTTTGCCTACCTGCTGTCGAGCGCATTTTGGGCCTCCGCTCAAGGCATCTCAGGCATAGGCGCTTTCGCACCCAATACCGAGCTGGGCTTTACCCCGGTCGCCAAAGCCGGCGAGCCGCGCATCAACTGGATCAATGGCGAATACCAAGAGAGCAACACCGACCTGAGCGTCAAAGTGCTGGGCGGCAGCTTGGACATCGCCCGCTCCTGGAGCCAGGGGCGCTGGTGGCTCAACCCCGCCTGGGCACCGCTCAGCTTTGAGCTCGATCCGCTGGGCAGCGACGCCAAAGTGATAGAGCGGGTGGGAGTGCTCTACGAACGCAGCGGCCAAAGCGATCTGTACATGGCCAAGAGCAAAGGCAACGCCCCCGTCTATATCAAAAGGCTCAAGGATGCAGCTGGCCAGCACACCGGCTGGCAGTGGTACGACCGCTTTGGCAACACCATCCACTACAGCGCAGACGGCGTCATCCAAAGCTATGCCAACGCCAGCGGCGTCAAAGTCAGCTTCGCCTACGACAGCGCCACCAGCGCCCGCATCCTGGACCACGGGGGCAAAACCATCTACACCGTCACCATGGCAGGGGGCCTGATCACAAGAATAGAAGACCTGGCTGGGCGCAGCGTCAGCTACCAATGGGCAGGCCAGCGCCTGGCCCAGGTCACCGACGTCATGGGCAACGCCTGGAAGTACGGGTACGACGCCAACGGCCAGATCACTAGCCGCACCGACCCGCTGGGTCTCAAGATCAGCGCCCAGTACATCCAAAGCATCCCCGCACCCGAGCCCATGCTGAGCCTGGGCAAGAAGGGCGTCACCATCGACCCCACAGGTACCAGCGGCACCACGCAAAAGCTCGCCAACCTCTGGGGCGGCGGACGCGTAGGCCAGTTTGACGGGCAAAGTGGCTGCGCATCAACGGGCGCCAACAACTACCTGCGCGAGCGCCGGGTGTTTGAAGTCACCTACACCGACTGCCGGGGCAACGCCACCGTCACCCAGTACGACCTGCAAGGCAATGAGCTCAGTCGCACCTTCAACGGTAAAAAGACCGCCTCCAACCAATGGGATGGCGCTTACAGCCAGAAATACACCAATGCCCGGGGCTACAGCACCACCACGACCTACGACAGCAACTACCAACCGCTGCAAATCACCCATCCCGATGGCAGCGTGGAGAAGTACACGTATGAGCCCGTGTTTGGACGGCAGAGCAGCTACACCAACCAGTTGGGGGTTGTGAGTACCTGGCGCTATGACAGCAAAGGCAATGTCATCGAATGGGTGGAGGCCAAAGGCCTACCTGAGCAGCGCACCACCCTCTACACCTACGACCCCTACAGCCAGCTCACCAGCAGCACAAAGGGCGCGGGCGATGCGACCAAGGCGGATGCGATTACCCAAAGCTGGCAGTACGACAGTGCGGGCAACGTGACCGCCCAAACCGATGGGGAGGGGCACACGAGAACGATGGCGTATGACTTGCGCGGGGCCCCCACCAGCAAGACCGATGCACTGAACCGCACAACCAGCCTGGAGGTGGATGCCGCTGGCAATGTGACCAAGGCCTCCAATCCATTGGGCCACGCTACCCAAATCCGCTATGACGCGAGAGGCAGGCGCACCCATGTCATCAGCCCCATGGGCAACACCCAGGTCACCCGCTACGACCAGCGGGGCCGAGTGATTGAAATCCTGGCACCAGGCGAGACCGAAGGCGCGGGCCGCAGAACCGCCTATGACAGCAATGGCTGGCCTATCCAGTCGATCAGCCCAAGCGGCCTGGTCACAGAAACCACCTATGACGCGAGAGGCCGCATTCAGGCCACCAAGGACCCTGCAGGCAACACCACCAGCTACGAATACGGGGCAGATGATACCGAGCAGGCAGGGCTGCTGATAGCCACCCAGTACCCCACCTACAAAGAGACCTACCGGTATGACCAACAGGGTAGGCTAACGGCGACCACCCAGCACCTGGGTGGCGGAGAGAGTCGCACACAAAGCCAAACCTATGATGTGCTGGGCCAGCGTGTAGCGAGCACCGATCCTGCAGGCAAGACCACGCTGGTTGAGTACGATGCACTGGGCAGAAAGATCAAGGGCACGGACCCCGCAGGGCAAGCCACTAAACAAAGCTGGGATGCCTTTGACCAGCTGACCAGCCTCAGGGATGCCAATGGCAACACCCACCGGTTCGAGTACGACAAATCAGGACAGCAGACCAAAGAAATTCGCCCCATGGGCGAAGCCATTGCCTACCGCTACGACGCTGCCCATCAACTGATCTTGCGCACCGATGCAGGAGGCAATACCCGCAGCTACAGCTACGACGCGGCCGGCCGCATGACGCAAGCGCAACACCAGCTTGGCGGCACCACGCTCGATGAGAAAACCAGCTACCGGTACGACAACGATGGGCGCCTTGCTGCCTACGAACAGCAAGATGGCAACGGCCAACTTATCAGCAGCGCCAGCTACAGCCACGATGCCCAAGGGCGTACGGCACAAAGCCAAACAACGTATGGCAAGGTAGAAGGATCAGGGAGCTTCAGCTTCACCACAGGCCAAAGCTTTAACAGCGACGGCCAACTGGCTAGCCACACCTACCCCGACGGCAGCACGCAAACCTATAGCTACACCAAGGGGCAGCTCGCCAACATCACGCTACCCAACAGCAGCGAGATCCGCTACCAAAATTACCAGTGGAATATGCCCACGGTCATTCAAACCCCAGGAGCAACCAAATCCTTGGCGCTGGATGCCCTGCAACGCCCCACCCGCATCCAGGTCAAAAACAGCAGCAACCAGGTACTGGCCAGCAAGGCCTATCAATACGACAAGGCTGGCAATATCACCCAGATCGACAGCGACCTGGGCACCACCCAATATGGCTATGACAACCTGGACCGCCTCACCCAGGCAATCCCAGACCAAAGCCTGCAAGGCCTGGGCCTGCCCAGCGAACACTATGGCTATGACGCCGTAGGCAATCGCACCAGCAGCGCGCACCAGCCGGGCGCCTGGAGCTACAACGCCGACAACCAAATGGTCCGTTACCCCAGCAAAACACCGTTTAGCCCAAGCCCTGCGGTAGACACCCAGGTGAGCTACACCCCGCAGGGCCATACCCAGCAGGAAACGAGTGGGCAGGACAGCAAGACCTACCGCTATAACGCGGCCGAGCGACTGATCACCTACGAGAGCAGTGATGGCACCCTAGCCCATTACCGCTATGACCCGTTCGGCCGCAGAATCAGCAAGAGCGTGACCAAAGACGCGGCCACGCAAGTGACCTACTTTGTCTACAGCGAGCAGGCGCTGATGGGAGAGCTGGATAAGGATGGCAAGCTGCAGCGAGCCTATGGGTTCAATCCGGTTGCGGGTCAAAAAGGGCTGTGGAGCACGGATCCGGTTTGGCAGGCGGAGGCGGTAAATAGTGGGCTAGCGACTTCTCAAACGGGCTATCACTATCTGCATACGGACCATCTGGGTACGCCTGATGTAGCGACAGATAAGGCCGGCACGATTACATGGAAAAAGATCAGTGAAGCGTTTGGAATCACTCAAGCTGTGGAAAGTGTTGCGCAAGTCAATCTCCGATTCCCCGGGCAATATTTTGATGAAGAGAATAAAAGTGTCTACAATTTTAATAGAAATTATCGACAAAATGCGGGCAGATATTTGCAGGGGGATCCTATAAGATTAAAAGGTGGTATTAATTTTTACAAATATAGCAATGCCAATCCTTTAATATATTTTGATGATAAAGGGCTAACAGCCGGGGGGTGGGGGTTGATGCCAGTTCCGCCTGCAGGGGATGTTAATACAATATACTGCAAAGATGGTCGACTGGAATTGTATATTATTCCTGGCGAAAATTATAGCAAATGTCCCGCAATTGAAAAATGTTTAAGAGTTCATGAGGATACTCACAGACGGGATGCAATTAGCTTTGATCCTAAAATATGTGATGGTGTAAATGGCAATGCTGTTGGATACTATGGAGAGGATGGGAAATCATACAAAATAGCTGAATACACTAAAAATGCAGAGATTCGTGCTCTTGACAATCAAATTGCATGTTTAAAAGCATCCGTTTCCGAAGGGTGCGATGCATATTGCCAAGGCTGGATTAGAGATGAAATCATCAGGAACGAAAATTTAAAAATCAAAGTGCGATAA
- a CDS encoding lysozyme inhibitor LprI family protein produces the protein MVFNHRRQPRWLWMRAACLGAAILVSTAAMAVDNPDAPDRLAAFEQRIQPLEAAIGNQNTTADMLRASSAYAKQLDVELNQTYRALMAKVGATGAQKLRAAQRNWLSFMTTEAAFIDGTWNAQDFGSSSALSRSEYRNSLTKARIVQLLGYLRAYPE, from the coding sequence ATGGTCTTCAACCACCGCCGCCAGCCCCGCTGGCTATGGATGCGCGCCGCTTGCCTGGGCGCTGCCATATTGGTATCAACAGCCGCGATGGCCGTGGACAACCCCGATGCCCCTGACCGCCTAGCCGCGTTTGAGCAGCGCATACAGCCGCTGGAGGCGGCCATCGGCAACCAGAACACGACGGCAGACATGCTGCGCGCCAGCAGCGCCTATGCCAAGCAACTCGATGTGGAGCTGAACCAGACCTACCGTGCGCTGATGGCCAAGGTGGGCGCCACCGGCGCGCAAAAGCTGCGCGCCGCGCAGCGCAACTGGCTGAGCTTTATGACCACCGAGGCCGCCTTTATCGACGGCACCTGGAACGCCCAGGACTTTGGCAGCTCCTCAGCGCTGTCGCGCAGCGAGTACCGCAACAGCCTGACCAAGGCGCGCATCGTCCAACTGCTGGGCTATCTGCGCGCCTATCCTGAATAA
- a CDS encoding HPF/RaiA family ribosome-associated protein: MQVQVHAGDNVQGGESLSQWAQTEVQNKLSRFREYVTRVEVYLTDVDALKNGGKGKRCVMETRATGRQPLAVNAEAEKVAEAFNAALEKLHRALDTDIAKMRDKSNRETIRTGTDEDVEA; the protein is encoded by the coding sequence ATGCAAGTTCAAGTGCACGCTGGTGACAATGTTCAAGGCGGAGAATCCCTCTCCCAATGGGCACAAACCGAGGTACAAAACAAGCTTTCGCGCTTCCGCGAATATGTGACCCGGGTGGAGGTTTACCTCACCGATGTGGACGCCCTGAAAAACGGCGGCAAAGGCAAGCGCTGTGTGATGGAAACACGGGCTACCGGGCGCCAACCCCTGGCTGTCAACGCCGAGGCCGAAAAGGTCGCCGAAGCCTTCAACGCAGCGCTGGAAAAACTGCACCGTGCTTTGGACACCGACATCGCCAAGATGCGCGACAAGAGCAACCGCGAAACCATTCGTACCGGCACCGATGAGGATGTCGAAGCCTAA
- a CDS encoding FKBP-type peptidyl-prolyl cis-trans isomerase has protein sequence MNITKDCAVTIQYKVTDAQGKPLDSGNLAYLHGGYENIFPKVEAAFEGQAVGFSTSVDLAVEDAFGVRDESLVRVIPKSEFPPGVKVGGQLRGANDRGEPQAFYVKKIKGPEVHLDGNHPLAGLALRFSGKVVDVRAASEEEIAHRHVHGAHGHHH, from the coding sequence ATGAACATCACCAAAGACTGCGCCGTCACCATCCAATACAAGGTGACCGATGCGCAAGGCAAACCGCTGGACAGCGGCAACCTCGCCTACCTGCATGGCGGCTATGAAAACATCTTCCCCAAGGTGGAAGCTGCGTTTGAGGGCCAGGCTGTGGGCTTTAGCACTAGCGTGGATCTGGCAGTGGAAGATGCCTTTGGCGTGCGCGACGAGAGCCTCGTGCGCGTGATCCCCAAGAGCGAGTTCCCACCGGGCGTGAAGGTGGGCGGCCAGCTGCGCGGCGCCAATGACCGCGGCGAGCCCCAGGCCTTCTATGTCAAGAAGATCAAGGGCCCGGAAGTGCACCTGGATGGCAACCACCCGCTCGCCGGCCTGGCGCTGCGCTTTAGCGGCAAGGTCGTCGATGTGCGCGCAGCCAGCGAAGAAGAGATTGCCCACCGCCATGTGCATGGCGCGCACGGCCACCACCATTGA
- a CDS encoding siderophore-interacting protein: MPLQLSLPTSPSPELLAARAPERARHEIKLRRTTVESVEQLTPHMLRIRLQGADLAGFSSLGFDDHVKLLFPDSNGELQLPPPGSEGLPPAMREAMRDYTPHSYDAQAQTLAIDFAVHEAGPATAWALQAAAGHALGIAGPRGSFIVPTAFDGHLLIGDDAALPAITRRLRELPAGTQAVVVVEVNDAADEQKLDSAADLQVHWVHRQGQPAGDAQRLLAALRQIDAPAGDYYNWVALESTAAKALRAALIAEHGAHPKWTKAAAYWKRGSSGVHEVIEE; encoded by the coding sequence ATGCCCTTGCAACTGAGCCTTCCCACCTCCCCTTCCCCCGAGCTGCTGGCTGCGCGTGCGCCTGAGCGGGCGCGCCATGAGATCAAGCTGCGCCGCACTACGGTGGAGTCGGTGGAGCAGCTGACGCCGCATATGCTGCGCATCCGTTTGCAGGGTGCCGACCTGGCGGGTTTCAGCAGCCTGGGCTTTGATGACCATGTGAAGCTGCTGTTTCCGGATTCCAATGGCGAGCTGCAGCTGCCGCCACCCGGCAGCGAAGGCCTGCCGCCCGCGATGCGCGAGGCGATGCGGGACTACACGCCCCACTCTTACGATGCGCAGGCGCAGACCTTGGCGATTGACTTTGCGGTGCATGAGGCCGGCCCTGCCACTGCCTGGGCGCTGCAGGCGGCCGCTGGGCATGCACTGGGTATTGCGGGGCCGCGTGGCTCCTTCATCGTGCCCACGGCGTTTGATGGGCACCTGCTGATTGGTGATGATGCGGCGCTGCCAGCGATCACGCGCCGCCTGCGCGAGCTGCCTGCCGGCACCCAGGCGGTGGTGGTGGTGGAGGTGAATGACGCAGCCGACGAGCAAAAGCTGGACAGTGCTGCCGACCTGCAGGTGCACTGGGTGCACCGCCAGGGCCAGCCAGCTGGCGATGCGCAGCGGCTGCTAGCGGCTTTGCGCCAGATCGATGCGCCAGCCGGCGATTACTACAACTGGGTAGCGCTGGAATCGACGGCCGCCAAGGCGCTGCGTGCAGCGCTGATTGCCGAGCATGGCGCCCACCCCAAATGGACCAAGGCAGCGGCCTACTGGAAGCGTGGCAGCTCCGGCGTGCATGAAGTCATTGAAGAGTGA